In Natronomonas halophila, one DNA window encodes the following:
- the dpsA gene encoding DNA starvation/stationary phase protection protein DpsA produces MSTQKSTRQQAGTVEENALRLDTEKAEQIIEALNTDLADAYVLYHQLHKHHWNVEGAEFLEIHVFLQEVYEDVEDAADEVAERLQALGGVPHASMTTLAENATVEAEDEDVYDIRTSLENDLEMMGDIIESYREHIALAEGLGDYATEEMLREQLETIEEHAHHIEHYLEDDSLVLESATK; encoded by the coding sequence ATGAGCACACAGAAGTCCACCCGCCAGCAGGCAGGCACCGTCGAGGAGAACGCGCTTCGACTCGACACCGAGAAGGCCGAACAGATCATCGAGGCGCTGAACACGGACCTCGCGGACGCGTACGTCCTCTACCATCAGCTCCACAAGCACCACTGGAACGTCGAGGGCGCGGAGTTCCTCGAAATCCACGTCTTCCTGCAGGAAGTCTACGAGGACGTCGAGGACGCCGCGGACGAAGTCGCCGAGCGGCTGCAGGCCCTCGGCGGCGTCCCGCACGCCAGCATGACGACGCTGGCGGAGAACGCGACGGTCGAAGCCGAAGACGAGGACGTCTACGACATCCGCACGTCGCTGGAAAACGACCTCGAGATGATGGGCGACATCATCGAGAGCTACCGCGAGCACATCGCGCTGGCCGAGGGCCTCGGCGACTACGCGACCGAGGAGATGCTCCGCGAACAGCTCGAAACCATCGAGGAACACGCCCACCACATCGAACACTACCTCGAGGACGACTCGCTGGTCCTCGAATCCGCGACGAAATAA
- a CDS encoding amphi-Trp domain-containing protein, translated as MSDADPSDTEDRTTIRTGREFEQEYRLDAAEAGEFLIELGEQLRDGDELTIVDDEWELPFAFGEPVEMELDFDGVGEPELELEIELPGRSDEKAPNVE; from the coding sequence ATGTCAGACGCCGACCCATCCGACACCGAGGACCGAACGACTATTCGCACCGGCCGCGAGTTCGAACAGGAATACCGCCTCGACGCCGCCGAGGCCGGCGAGTTTCTCATCGAACTCGGCGAACAACTCCGCGACGGCGATGAGTTGACCATCGTCGACGACGAGTGGGAACTCCCCTTTGCCTTCGGCGAACCCGTCGAGATGGAACTGGATTTCGACGGCGTCGGCGAACCGGAGTTGGAACTGGAAATCGAACTGCCGGGCCGTTCCGACGAAAAAGCGCCGAACGTCGAATAG